A single Cottoperca gobio chromosome 7, fCotGob3.1, whole genome shotgun sequence DNA region contains:
- the kcnc4 gene encoding voltage-gated potassium channel KCNC4 gives MISSVCVSSYRGRKSGNKPPSKTCLKEEMYRGEDSDKISINVGGTRHETYKSTLRTLPGTRLAWLADPDPQVSSDSGAAPPSAELFFDRHPGIFAYVLNYYRTGKLHCPADVCGPLFEEELAFWGIDETDVEPCCWMTYRQHRDAEEALETFEPPDPETDDDRETPRRFGIEDCPDRSRSCCEVLQPKVWALFDDPYSSRAARGVAFASLFFILVSITTFCLETHEAFNELKNRTDLVVTGNVTHTVERREMVTKPILTVVEGVCVVWFTFEFLVRIVCCPNKVIFIKNTLNIIDFVAILPFYLEMGLKGLSSKAANDVLGFLRVVRFVRILRIFKLTRHFVGLRVLGHTLRASVNEFLLLIIFLALGVLIFATMIYYAERIGAKPDDPTGSNHTHFKNIPISFWWAVVTMTTLGYGDMYPQTWLGMMVGALCALAGVLTIAMPVPVIVNNFGMYYSLAMAKQKLPKKKKKHNPNPDAPTDSASFVKSETNSHRDSTQSDTCPLAAEESVSRNRTDSKQNGDANVALSEEEGCSLTQPLSPSEKWTLRCSRGRDKTKKEVTCFLLTSGDSNVHTESCKDILAATGNYAQPEVTTLT, from the exons ATGATAAGCTCGGTGTGTGTTTCGTCTTACCGGGGGCGCAAGTCAGGCAACAAACCTCCGTCTAAAACATGTCTGAAGGAAGAGATGTACAGAGGGGAAGACTCGGACAAAATTAGCATCAACGTTGGCGGCACTCGACATGAAACGTACAAGAGCACCCTCAGGACCCTACCGGGGACCCGCCTGGCATGGCTAGCAGACCCGGACCCGCAGGTCAGCTCAGACTCTGGAGCTGCGCCCCCGAGTGCCGAGTTATTCTTCGACAGACACCCGGGCATCTTCGCCTACGTGCTGAACTACTACCGAACCGGCAAGCTGCACTGCCCGGCCGACGTCTGCGGGCCGCTCTTCGAGGAGGAGCTGGCGTTTTGGGGGATTGACGAGACCGACGTGGAGCCGTGCTGCTGGATGACCTACCGGCAGCACCGGGACGCAGAGGAAGCTTTGGAGACATTTGAACCACCGGATCCGGAGACCGACGACGACAGAGAGACGCCGAGACGGTTCGGCATCGAGGACTGTCCCGACAGGTCGAGGAGCTGCTGCGAAGTTTTGCAGCCGAAAGTCTGGGCCTTGTTTGATGATCCGTACTCGTCCAGAGCAGCCAGG GGAGTGGCGTTtgcctctctctttttcatccTGGTGTCCATCACCACCTTCTGCCTGGAGACGCATGAAGCCTTCAATGAACTAAAGAACCGGACAGATCTGGTTGTCACGGGcaacgtcacacacacagtggagagGCGGGAGATGGTGACCAAGCCCATCCTCACCGTGGTGGAGGGTGTCTGTGTGGTCTGGTTCACATTTGAATTCCTGGTGCGCATCGTCTGCTGCCCAAACAAAGTGATCTTCATCAAGAACACGCTCAACATCATTGACTTTGTGGCCATCCTGCCCTTCTACCTGGAGATGGGCCTGAAGGGTCTGTCATCCAAAGCTGCCAACGACGTGCTGGGCTTCCTCCGCGTGGTGCGGTTTGTTCGGATCCTCCGGATCTTCAAGCTGACACGGCACTTCGTAGGCCTGCGCGTGCTGGGCCACACGCTGAGGGCCAGCGTCAATGAATTCCTCCTTCTCATCATCTTCTTGGCACTGGGTGTACTCATCTTCGCCACCATGATATACTACGCTGAGCGCATCGGAGCCAAGCCCGACGACCCCACAGGCTCCAACCATACACACTTCAAGAACATCCCCATCAGCTTCTGGTGGGCGGTGGTCACCATGACGACGCTGGGCTACGGAGACATGTACCCACAGACGTGGCTCGGCATGATGGTCGGGGCGCTGTGCGCGCTGGCCGGGGTGTTGACCATCGCCATGCCCGTCCCAGTCATCGTCAATAACTTTGGGATGTACTACTCGCTGGCTATGGCCAAACAGAAGCTGccgaaaaagaagaagaagcacaaccCGAACCCGGACGCACCGACTGACTCTGCCTCGTTCGTGAAGTCGGAAACAAACTCGCACAGAGACAGTACTCAGAGTGACACGTGTCCACTGGCTGCTGAGGAGAGCGTCAGCAGGAACCGCACAG ACTCCAAACAGAATGGAGATGCAAATGTGGCCCTTTCAGAGGAGGAAGGCTGCAGCCTGACCCAGCCGCTGTCCCCCAGTGAAAAGTGGACTCTGCGGTGCTCCCGAGGGCGAGACAAGACTAAGAAGGAGGTCACCTGCTTCCTCCTGACCTCTGGCGACTCCAACGTCCATACTG AAAGCTGTAAAGACATCCTCGCTGCCACTGGAAACTACGCTCAGCCAGAGGTCACCACACTGACCTGA